The genomic stretch ATTCACTGAGAGTGGATCTGGTCTGTCAAGCAATCTATTTGGCTTCTTGAAAGGTAGGTCTACGGTGGAAGCTTTTGTCTTCATAAAAGGAGGGGCATTTGCTATTGCGCAAACGTCACGCTAGACGGGAGGAATGAGTTAAATAGCACCAGATGGGACTGTATACACcagtggttctcaacctgggtccaaggggtacgcgaaaaaaaaaattactaatgGCGggcaaagaattttttttttataaaacttcatttgtttttcaatcttgctttTAAAACATGACTATTACTATCGaacaaaccatagtttaatATGAAACCTGAACTAAGGTGTCACAACAAGATCTACCACACGTCTCTGCTACTCTGCGAGAGCCAGGTGGTACAattaatttggaaaatatcgccgtAAAAAAATATGCGGAACATTTTACTATTACCGTTTTCTACACTATGCGCTTTGGAGTCCTAGAGTACCGGTgccactgtacaagattctAGAAAATTATCAGAAGAATCGAGTAATGGTTTACAACACGAATGAGGGTCAGAAATGCATTCCGCTCACCGCAGGAGTACCGCAAGGTTTAATCCTGGGTCCTGTATTGTGGAATGCCAGGTATGTCGGTGTGTTGAAACtttagctgtttttttttaggtCTGTGGCGAGTCAATCAACAAGGTCGAGATACACCACGTCgggctttcaccgtgatataccgcgATGATTCTTAGTGATTTCGAATATCACATGCTGATGCACCATGCTaccatttccgtaagcattaacgatacctgcttgctccggtaagcaaacagttgaacgcaatctaacgttcatttgggtTCATAAtcttgtatcactggcgataatgtctcaaagattctcgcgatgccgttgaatgcaagtgaacttggatacaataaatactatcgtgtttgtatcattcagtctccttctatcgCATTCGGAACTTTcataagcgaaaaacaatcagcagcgtttctatgaaaaacttgtacgcgagttgaaacaattgaacgatacctgatgaatcaaagaacacatttgaaaCATGAcacatgaaatattgctagtgagtgaaaatttccatgcttgacTGGAGTTGGCGCATCATTAGACGAAGGTCATCTTAGTAAACAATCTAAACGGAACAGGAGGCGCCGattagggaacatacttaaacgACGTAGCAttcatggggggaggggggatatcatcattttgtgacaagctgtgatAAGGGGGAATGAAGCGGTTGgattaaaatcgacgtagctacgtttttttttcaagggacGGTTaaagttttgtgaccaaatgctacgaggggagAGGAGGggtttgaaaatcatgaaaaagaaagcttcgtcatttaagtatgttccctcaGTGTCACCGAATGCACTTttacctcaaagcgatccttgaagctcttcgagttatgatcgacgacaagctgaCGTTTGGGAGCCACATCGTTTATAGTTGCAGGAAAGCTTAAACGGCTATAACGGCATTATCACGTCACCATCGTCGACCACCGTCCGTTGAAGGTCATCTTCGATGTTCAGGTGGTGATGAGATTAGTCCAATTCTACCAAAGGTAAGGGTGGATCTAGAATCGCCAAGGAGAAGGTTGCAGGTGATTTCGCATCATCTTGGCAGAAAAGGCTCTATTTGCAAGTTTACTCAATAACTGAAGATACATTTGGATCCAGCTGAAGATTTTGCACTAAAATCCGATCATTCAACTCGAATGTGAGATCCTTGTCGCTGTACGCCAGCTACAGGATTTCGCCAACCGATGCTCATGATATATGATTCGTGTCTGCTGACCTCACAACTAGATCTCGATCTCCGAGCTCCTTCGTCGGGGCTATCAAAAGCCGATACCAACTGAGATTCGGAAATGTAAGAGAACGAGGAAGATAGCAACACACTGCGAAGGAGCGGAAACAAGCGACGTGTTAGAATTCGGCGGGACATCGCAGTAGAGGCAAATTTCATTGACAATTGCTTAAAATCAAAGCTTTTGAAAAAGGCGAGTTCACTTGGAATCTTTTCAACCTATCATGTCTTAGGATTAATTTGGACTCATCACAACTGATTAGAATAAATATGCGCATATCTTTATTAAATGATCGATAATTTTGATTAAGGGTTAGAATTGATTATTTCTTTTTCAGTGCATAAACCTGGATACTCAGTGCTGCAGCCAGTTGTGCATTCGGAGCAGTAATCACCGCTTTTGTAAACAGGTTGACCGATGATATTCGTCAAGGAATAGTCACACACAAAGTACTGCCTAGTCCATGGCGAATTATAATAGACCACCAACGAGCATCCAAGATGAGTAACACGATCACCAACAATCTGAGTAAAGTGGCCAATCGAGTGTctgaattgcaaaaaaatcaaaaactgttACTTTGAATTAGGATACTGGACTACATTAGCAGGTTTTGCTTTAAAACCGCTGCCGAATTAGTCCAACGGCTTACAAACATAATGAAAGCATACCCTTGATGAGCGCTGGGAAAACTCGCGATGATAGTCGGGTTGGCGTATGCGTATTCTTCGTACCATTTATTAATGATTTTCTTTATCAAAGCAACTGTCGAAATGGTTCTACCGAAGTACGACATTATAGCAATGTTTTGCCCGGCTGCCGTGAATGTAGCCGTATTTCGGCATTGATCATTACCGTAAATACAGCGTCGAGTGTTAGCTCCAGCAATATCCGCTAACTCAGTGCTCCACACCCGCAAACGATTTTACTCAATGATCACTAATAAAATGGCGTAAAACTCATACCACTGTTGCCATACGCTTCGCTTGTGGGTAGAAAGTATTCGAAGTAATACTTTGGTTGCCTGTAGCAACGGTGCTACGAAATCCATTGTGCAAACCCAGGATCAACGCTTGCAGGGTCGAATCCAGTACTATCTCAGTTGCTTCAACTCCGCAAGTAGTTGATAATGTTCTCGAACTGTTGCAAGCTATATGGGTAGTACCAGCTCGACATAATGAGGAATCGCAATAGTTTGTTTGCTGGTGGCTGGACTCGATCAGTGTCATAATAATGACTGCAAAACATAAATACTTTTGTTTTAGAGATAGGTTCGGAAGCAATGGCCTCATAAGACGTACTTGTTATTAAAAGCTCCATTTGATAGGATGCGAATGATGTTCGTTTGATTATATTTGAATGTTCTTTTGGTAACAAACCTGGAAAAGATTTTGAAGCTTCTGTTTTTGTTAATATGGTACGAACTATATATATTTTCCCTTGAAGATGTTACTGATCAGTGatgaaacgtcggacagtataGAATAACGTCGTTCAAAAATAACTAAGCTGCTCAATTCTACGAGTTTAAGATAACTTCTCGTTAGACAGTTTCTCCATTGTTTTTTTTAGTGGAAAAAACCTTCTCCCGTAGAAAACATACTAagtaaaaccgaaaacatctaTGTAGctaaatttaaattgaaaatgatcctgTTTGATGGCGGGATAACTTAATTTAGCTCAAATGCATCGCGATTGTTTCCGAATGTTTTGGATACAATTGATGCCATGTTAATCATCACTTGACATACTGGAGTTCAAGTGGATTGCTCACCGCCAAAGAGGACATCAAGTGTCGTAGGATAGTCATGTAGTGCGAAAAGAGCAAGAAAAGACTATCGCTCGGAATTGATTTAAAGCCGTGATTTATCCATGTTTATGTGTTATCGCGTGCTTCGCCTTTCATGATATTCGCTAGACTGCGACTTGGTTTTTCAGCTGAATATCACATATAAATCTATCTGCTTTATCTTTGCGTGTGATTTATGAATAGGATCAGAAAGGTTTAAGTTTAGGTTTGGAATTTCTTACCATAGACACGATAACTAAGCAAATAAAAGATAAGCTTATGTTGAATATTACTCACTATTTTTTGATGGGAAGAAAAATCTAGTTTGCTGATAACTTTGTTTTAAAACTAGGACTGAAAGAAAACAGGATGCTAAAAACAGAACCTTTTTAATGTTTGAGGGCAAATTGACGTGACTTAGATTTTCGTAAAATCACTTATTTATTGTTCataaatttgatggtttactATTCTGTTATCCATTACTGGACACGATTTTGCTATAGCACAGTATAGTGTAATAAAATCGGAGAAGTATTAAAAGAAGAGTTTGCTTCAAGTAGCTGTCAACACGTTTCAAGCAGTCGCAATAGTGTGATCAATGTTTCATATTAAATGACGTGGTCTGGTTTCAAAATTTAAGACAAGTCTATATAAAGGCTTCTACCACCTCTAAATGTTCACAATTTAAGCAAGGTGACGATTTTAGTGTATGTCATGTCCTTTAATACCAAACACTTTTCTATACACCTCCAACGCACAATCCTTTTTCAGTTGAACACACCGCTTATAAGTTTCGCCTACCTTCCATTAAAATTATTTCAGCTGACATTGGCTACTCGCACACGGAGCGTACGTGATGACGCGATGGTAAACAGGATACCAGAGTTTGCCTGTAGCAAAAACTTAATCCTTTTATCAGTGTGCTTGTTTTAAGACTTTTGCTAAGCTCAGCGGAACGTTTACTTTCTGTTATGTACGCAGCATAACATTTATCCTACCTGGGAGAGGCCTGATATACTGATACAGTGAAATTACGCAATGTCCTCATGAAGAAAATTCGTCGTCATGGTTCCAGGACGGCCTAATTCCTGGTTTAATATGTTTGCTGTTGCGCTAACAAAAGCGAGATATCatgtggaaaaaaaattcaacttttattATCATATACTTTTAGTAAACTTTTATAAAGTATGACTGCAACAAAAATGGTATCAAATATCAGCACACCGACTGCAAATATGCAAATTTGGCTGCGGCTGGCGTTTCGGTTATTCCGTGCGGTCGGTGGTGTGTCCAATGCTTGCATGAACATATTGAATTCCTAGTTGACTCTTTTCCCGTAAGTGCGTGCAGAACGTACTCGTGCTCTTGGCGTATACGTATGATATAACCGCATTCGATGTGGTGCGTGCGGGAAGAGAAATTGTTTCAGCTATAGTGTGGAAATAGATTTTCACTGCGGAACGAACCGCTTATTCGGGATATTACGCTGATGAGATCGCCCAAACAGATTGTTCGTGTAATCAGCTCCATACATCCTTTACCATCCTTATAGAATGTCGATGAAGCTGTTCCGATATTGCTTGCTTATGCAATAACTTGGCAACATTTTTCGGTATAATGTATTTATCAAGATCGGAACCGAATTCTAAAACCATTACCGTCCATGCTCAAGGGGAATTACTCGACTAGTCGATTACCGCacgtttatttttttgtttatggcCAGCCCCTAGTGCAAAACTTCAAATGGTAAGTAAAAAATTCTCGTTCACCATCCGCACTGTCAGCCATTACCATAAAAGGACTAAAATCTCGCAGGGTTTAAACCCAAGAAATCCGATAAATCCTCATTTTCGGCTTGTTTTCTGCTTCTCGATCGATAAGAGGTGTCTCCGTAAAAAGCTTTTTATCGACGGGTAAAACACAATTTAGAACCAGAAGGGAGGGAAATCAAACGGTCGacgaaaaaaaacaccaaataACGGAAACAGGGTGTTTGCcggttgtgtgtgtgtggaaaATAATGCCATTTTACCCTCGATGTCTTCATCCGGACCCGGACCGCCGCGTCGGAACTTAACCAGACCCAAACGGATTGAAACGGAAGCTGGGCGATAACGGTTCCGCTGCAAAATTCTTGCTCACTTTGTGCACTGTCCACCAATCACGTCGAGTAGacgttttttttcttgacaagttaTCGGTTAGTACGGAACGATGATCACTGgaaagcaggaaaaatgtcgggggatgattttttattcttcaaagCTTCAAAGTAAAAGCAGTCCGGTCGAGTGAAGAATCGCTTTGTCAGCGTAACGATCTAAGGAATAGTGAGTAGCGGCAAAAAACTCGTATTATCCACTGTATTAAATTCAAGAGACTCACATCTCGAGAGGGGCCCATATTTCACCGGATTAGAGAACCCATGTTTTTGACACATGCTATAATATTCTATGGCTGATTTGGTGAAATTCAAGAAACATTTCAGTTAGGTTGTTGACTGATGTATTCCACCATTTCGTTTGTTGTTACTGAGTTTCGCCTTTGTTGCTAATAAGTCAAAATACGATACGATACATACGATAAAAAACTGTCTGAATTTTTAGAAATGATGAAAAGTTTGAAtcgatcagttgatattttcATTAATCAATCCGTATCCAATTTTTCAGTAGATTGCTGGTTGCACAGTTTCAACGATAGCAGCCTTCTAAAAacattaccaataccagtatgAATAATCATGATAATACCAACACCGGTTAATATTTGACAATTATTCGTGTAACTTTtgtcattattgaaatttatcaatttattaatttcagaccttttcaaatgaaagttaagattaattttcgaaaaataaaagtcCAAAATTGCTTAGTTTAGTGAAATccgtcaaacgtcaaaaatgtaaaaaattgtgAGAAATGTCAAAAGAGTCAAATGTGAAAAATGTCACATCTGTTAAAAATGCCAAAAACGTCAGATAGTTTAAAATGTCTATACTGAAAAAGCCGCAGCCCCGtcgcacagtgggacgaaatcaaaaatagtaggacattggtgtttgtgacgAAACGCATGGTTTTATGAGTACTTTGTTTCTCtggaaaaattttttgtttaaggGGGGTGTACGCCAaagtaaaaaaacctaaattattccacctagcggtcagacccagcctttctcatttaaacttattatttgtaaaaatagatttacatgaacgctgcaatccaataaaggaatattcactctttgggtactgaaatattgatgttgtaactgaagtataaaatttgaaatttgaattaatTTCAATCATCAGCAATATCAGAAACATTTAAATTGAACgataacatatttaaattatgttgaggtcacatacattgatcaaagcaggtatagttttgaataatcTCTTAATTTCtttacttttcataacttctgaaccacatatcaaattgttatgaagtttatcatttgtaagtttgagagatgactcgttcgtatgacacaagttatgttcaaataagtcatgtaatctttgagataatagactttcgttgttttagtaacaatttaatacataacggttgcttaagttcgattataatcaaatgaaaagggaacgtataaagcagccaaactttgaaatcacgtgttcaatcataattcatcagttaacccttaactagcccgttcatctgatatcaatattgttcaaatcggttatgtagtttctgagataatgaagtttcgtgattttcacatttcgatacattacagacgaagttacagtccgcttacagtaaaattcaatagggtgttatgaggcagctatacatttcatttgacactaattttgtggaaatcgggtcagccatctttgagaaaagtgagtgagtccaagtagtcttcgaaatatgttccttttcatagcctgatttcacatttttaaacataacaggcaaagtaataatccgtttgcaaaaaaaaatcataagggtcttatggggcaacaagaccttccatatgacactgattttatgcaaatctgtccagccatctctgagaaacatgagttagATTAAATAgtatccagaacacgtttctttccattacttctgaaccacaaaattcaaaagttaagggtttttaggtagcccgttcatttgaaaacaattttgttcaaatcggttgtgcagtttctgagatattgatgtttcgtgatttttacattttgatacataacctctaaactagaaatctgattcaataggatcttatagggcaactagacctttcatttgcaattaatttcattgaaatcggttcagccatcgctgagaaaagtgagtgagaaaaaagtttccagtgatcgttaggagaaagtcaatatgtttactttcattatgtgatttcacatttttatgaacaacggacaaagttgctatccgattgcaataaaattcaatagcaacctatggggcaactagacctttcatttgacactaattttgtgaaaatcggttcaactatctctaagaaaaatgagtgagtttaaacaaccttaggataacttttctttacataacttttgaaccatatgttcaaccataacgaaattcgaaagttaaggattctggagacagcccgatcatttgaaaccagtttcattgaaatcggttgtgtggtttctgagatattgatgtttcgtgatttttacattttgatacataacctctaaactaaaaatccgattacaatgaaattcaatagcaacctatggcgcaactagacctttcatttgcaattaatttcatgaaaatcggttcagccatctctgagaaaagtgagtgagaaaaaaaagttgcacatacatacacacacacacatacacacatacatacatacatacagaaaatgctcagttcgtcgaaaggggtcgagtggtatatgacattcggccattgggaccacttttatacctttggtttttccagtgattgctatacctttctaggagaaaggcaaaaaataactttttagttttttgataaaataggtaactttcttccgacacattgtagaactagctatttcgagcaagtttgtagaacattgaaaaattctatctcttaaccTAACAAATTTATAagatataaaagcaaagcacccctttaaaatatgtttttgtgtgataacgctcttatcttaattttgccattgttcaagtgttctacaaacttCGAACTAAGATAAATTGTcacattttgcctttctcctagaaaggtatagcaatcacttgcaaaaccgaaagtataaaagtgctccaaagtaccgaatggcatatatcactcgactcagctcgacgagctgagcattttctgtatgtgtgtgtgtgtatgtgtgtgtgtgtgtgtgtgtgtgtgtgtgtgtgtgtgtatgtgcagatttttattctcactcacttttctcagagatggctgaaccgattttcatgaaattaattgcaaatgaaaggtctcgatgtcccataagactctattaaatttcattgtaatcggatttctagttcataggt from Wyeomyia smithii strain HCP4-BCI-WySm-NY-G18 chromosome 3, ASM2978416v1, whole genome shotgun sequence encodes the following:
- the LOC129732630 gene encoding venom allergen 5.01-like, which produces MELLITIIIMTLIESSHQQTNYCDSSLCRAGTTHIACNSSRTLSTTCGVEATEIVLDSTLQALILGLHNGFRSTVATGNQSITSNTFYPQAKRMATVVWSTELADIAGANTRRCIYGNDQCRNTATFTAAGQNIAIMSYFGRTISTVALIKKIINKWYEEYAYANPTIIASFPSAHQGHSIGHFTQIVGDRVTHLGCSLVVYYNSPWTRQYFVCDYSLTNIIGQPVYKSGDYCSECTTGCSTEYPGLCTEKEIINSNP